One genomic segment of Helianthus annuus cultivar XRQ/B chromosome 14, HanXRQr2.0-SUNRISE, whole genome shotgun sequence includes these proteins:
- the LOC110907370 gene encoding uncharacterized protein LOC110907370: protein MASFPWQHLINQVLATQGNNNNNNNNNIGVRVEEDLAKPYKSSNLSCFSQQIADYDFQTKIKMPSDIKTYNGTEDQEDHLQIFTGAARIEKWSNAECCLMFTQTLVGSARIWFNDLPARSVRNFDDLSKGFLANFSQQRRYVKDATVIFQIKHKDDESLREFIERRQRGSEQRISEGRNPSSREKAMNFTLLTKTPQEILATEEVKQSFRPPRPLPKNKRNENSTQFCEFREEKSHHTNDCFQLKKRIEEAVKSGELAHLVKGVRDKMAEGKSKEVNMVDFDGKVPHKRQRLEAWELQCVCFPPTEKDPLSNPLVVEAIVGTLKTSRAYIETGTATEIMFEKFFNRLSNEERSKLQPSGTYIKGIVDIPLKPLGQLTLDVRFSEGKMERVQPLTFVVINIPSNYDVIIGRPGQCAFYMAVSVGHGTVKFPTERGIATLQPTQ, encoded by the exons ATGGCAAGCTTCCCATGGCAACACTTGATTAATCAAGTGCTGGCCACCCAagggaacaacaataacaacaacaacaacaacataggTGTAAGGGTGGAAGAGGATTTGGCCAAGCCATATAAATCAAGCAATTTGTCATGCTTCTCCCAACAAATCgctgattatgattttcaaacaaAGATTAAAATGCCGTCCGACATCAAAACATATAATGGGACTGAAGACCAAGAGGATCATctccagatcttcactggtgctgCCAGAATTGAGAAATGGTCTAATGCTGAATGCTGTCTCATGTTCACGCAAACCCTTGTCGGGTCagccagaatctggttcaatgaTTTACCTGCCAGAAGTGTTCGAAACTTCGATGACCTTAGCAAAGGGTTCCTGGCCAACTTCTCCCAGCAAAGGCGGTACGTTAAAGATGCCACAGTGATTTTCCAGATAAAACACAAGGATGATGAAAGCCTTCGAGAGTTCATAGAAAG ACGCCAAAGGGGTTCAGAGCAACGAATttctgaaggccggaacccttcAAGCAGGGAGAAGGCCATGAACTTCACACTCCTTACCAAGACCCCTCAAGAGATTCTTGCTACAGAGGAAGTGAAACAAAGCTTCCGACCTCCCAGACCTCTCCCTAAGAACAAAAGGAATGAAAATTCCACCCAATTTTGTGAATTTCGTGAAGAGAAGAGCCACCATACTAATGATTGCTTTCAACTTAAAAAGAGGATTGAAGAGGCCGTCAAGTCCGGGGAGCTTGCCCACTTAGTGAAGGGGGTAAGAGACAAGATGGCCGAAGGAAAGAGCAAAGAAGTTAACATGGTGGATTTTGATGGAAAGGTTCCCCACAAACGgcagcggttggaagcttgggagcttcagtgtgtctgcttccctcCAACAGAAAAGGACCCACTCTCAAACCCCCTTGTGGTTGAAGCAATTGTGGGTACATTAAAGACAAGCAGAGCATACATTGAAACTGGTACAGCCACTGAAATTATGTTTGAGAAGTTCTTCAACCGTTTGAGCAATGAGGAACGTTCGAAGCTTCAACCCTCCGGAACCTACATAAAAGGTATTGTTGACATACCCCTCAAGCCTTTAGGACAACTAACCCTTGATGTCCGTTTCAGTGAAGGCAAGATGGAGAGAGTCCAACCTCTCACTTTTGTGGTTATCAATATACCTTCCAACTATGATGTCATCATAGGAAGGCCGGGGCAGTGTGCATTCTATATGGCTGTTTCTGTTGGTCATGGCACAGTCAAGTTTCCTACCGAGAGAGggattgcaacccttcaacctactCAATAG